In Candidatus Equadaptatus faecalis, a genomic segment contains:
- a CDS encoding efflux transporter outer membrane subunit, protein MKKKIILALLAVLLLAAPSCALTAAKGDPQLKEGEFLKLAQNYPIPDLNSGEFKLAEPSPELLASWWTTFSDETLTRLIEYALKNSRDLNTARSRVVQARAGLASSRANLLPWLDATGTYQRGMKSEAANGKAEKGGSGGMTGNVFSLGVDASWEIDIFGARRAEVKASKAAVQAQYAQLYNTWVSLSAEIALEYITLRTAQLSLDVAEENYKLREATYKLQESRWKAGLADQLTLQQAKYTMEQVEALIPPLKTTVEECKNALAVLVGKIPGELEQELSERKKIPVASGGLLYGIPANMLRQRPDIQAAEREVAAAFARRQAAKANLWPRFFLAGSIGTEAIDGDSLFKAGARNFGFGPSVTLPIFRWGALQSNVTVQTEAEKQALYAYESTVLKAIAEVRDALVDSVHGIDRGNSLKDGMDAAQAAVQIAEDKYNAGLVNFDTVINAQEAYLSFSEQYAINKGRISAATIQLFKALGGGWQPIDAELIKK, encoded by the coding sequence ATGAAAAAGAAAATAATCCTTGCCCTTCTGGCTGTACTGCTCCTTGCCGCCCCGTCATGCGCCTTAACCGCGGCAAAAGGCGACCCGCAGCTCAAGGAAGGGGAATTCCTCAAGCTTGCGCAGAATTATCCGATACCCGACCTCAACTCAGGCGAGTTTAAACTGGCGGAGCCGAGTCCGGAACTGCTTGCCAGCTGGTGGACGACGTTCAGCGACGAAACGCTGACGCGTCTCATAGAATACGCGCTCAAAAACAGCCGCGACCTTAACACGGCGCGTTCAAGAGTGGTGCAGGCGCGCGCGGGGCTTGCCTCAAGCAGGGCAAACCTGCTTCCGTGGCTTGACGCCACCGGAACGTATCAGCGCGGAATGAAATCGGAAGCAGCCAACGGAAAGGCTGAAAAAGGCGGCAGCGGCGGAATGACGGGGAACGTCTTCTCGCTCGGTGTTGACGCCTCGTGGGAAATAGACATTTTCGGAGCGCGCAGGGCTGAAGTGAAAGCTTCAAAGGCAGCCGTACAGGCTCAGTACGCCCAGCTCTACAACACGTGGGTGTCGCTCTCCGCGGAAATCGCGCTTGAATACATAACGCTCCGCACGGCGCAGCTCAGCCTCGATGTCGCCGAAGAAAACTACAAACTTCGCGAAGCGACCTACAAACTTCAGGAATCGCGCTGGAAGGCAGGACTTGCCGACCAGCTTACGCTTCAGCAGGCAAAATACACAATGGAGCAGGTTGAGGCGCTCATTCCGCCTCTCAAAACAACTGTGGAAGAATGCAAGAATGCCCTCGCGGTGCTTGTCGGAAAAATCCCCGGCGAACTTGAGCAGGAGCTTAGTGAACGGAAAAAAATCCCTGTTGCCTCGGGAGGATTGCTGTACGGCATACCGGCAAACATGCTCCGCCAGCGTCCTGACATACAGGCGGCAGAACGTGAGGTCGCAGCGGCATTTGCCAGAAGACAGGCGGCAAAAGCAAATCTCTGGCCGCGTTTCTTCCTTGCAGGTTCAATCGGAACCGAGGCTATTGACGGCGACAGCCTGTTCAAGGCAGGAGCGCGCAATTTTGGCTTTGGCCCGTCGGTAACACTGCCGATATTCCGCTGGGGCGCACTGCAAAGCAACGTCACCGTGCAGACGGAAGCCGAAAAACAGGCTCTCTACGCGTATGAAAGTACGGTTCTCAAAGCAATAGCCGAAGTGCGCGACGCGCTTGTCGATTCCGTGCACGGCATAGACAGGGGCAATTCGCTTAAAGACGGTATGGACGCGGCTCAGGCGGCGGTTCAGATTGCAGAAGACAAATACAACGCGGGACTTGTCAACTTTGACACGGTAATCAACGCGCAGGAAGCATACTTGTCGTTCTCCGAACAGTACGCAATCAACAAAGGGCGCATCTCCGCCGCGACGATACAGCTCTTCAAGGCTCTCGGCGGCGGCTGGCAGCCGATAGACGCGGAACTGATCAAAAAATAA
- a CDS encoding efflux RND transporter permease subunit produces the protein MFAKFFIDHPRLSSVVSIVMALAGLICIFNLPVAQYPNVTPPQVRVNANFVGADAETVSKTVGAPLEEEINGVDGMIYMESTSSSNGNYQLYVTFKMGVDPDIALVKVQNRVTQASPRLPSEVTARGISVKSEFEQDLGMVALTSPNGAYTNLELMDYAHSNVKNVLARVAGMGDVDVWGGRYSVRVWLDPERMTSLGITVAQVAAAIQGQNTQASLGSIGAAPMLSSQVLTYNLLTQGRLTKISDFEKIIVATNAGGVVKLKDIAKIELGSESYTFENKYNGGDAALIDMTQASGSNALTVMSAAKKVIKTLQKNLPNGISLGLGYDSTEYVIETIKEILSTLIITFLLVVFVCWIFLQNWRVTLVPVMAIPVSLLATFIGLAALGYSINILTLFGLVLVIGTVVDDAIVVVERVTYVMERDKCTPAEATAQAMKDITGPMIATTLVFLAIFVPVAFMQGITGQIYRQFAVTISFSVMFSLVFALTASPAMCAHLLTEIKPAEKGPLAWFNSALKKSTAWYVEKSTWIAKRSLLVVLAVALVIGSFALVYKTSPKAFLPDEDQGVLFAALQLPEGTAKGHTTALVNALADEIRNIPGVETTMAITGMSMIGGRGENLASVIVPLKPWGKRSAKDQSLDAIVGKIRGITARIPNAKINVFTPPAISGLGDIGGIDVRLEAMLKADPAELETVLGELIVKLNRQPEVAAAFSTYNAGTPHLYVDIDREKAEVMNVPVSNIFAAMQMYFGSAYINDINLGSQVNRVMVQADAQFRSKIDDIGRVYVSSATGQQIPLETLIHVRKVLAPSTYKRYNMYPSANINVIMKQGFSTGQGMAIIEKLAQELPSGYGIDYSGMSYQERTAGNQIALILSISLLFALLFLVAQYESWTVPVPVILSLPVAMLGAILGIRAMGLPVSIYAQLGILLLIGLAAKNAILIIEFAKEQREENGLSIIEAAATAAGERFRSVLMTAFTCVLGVLPMLFASGAGSGSRKAVGSTMFFGMNAATIIGIFLIPGLYVLFQTMREKVYGKRRVFGAKKADSAEEGK, from the coding sequence GCGCTTGTCAAGGTTCAGAACCGCGTTACGCAGGCTTCCCCCCGTCTTCCGTCAGAGGTTACGGCGCGGGGCATAAGCGTTAAATCCGAGTTTGAGCAGGACCTCGGAATGGTTGCCTTAACCTCTCCGAACGGCGCTTACACGAACCTTGAACTGATGGACTACGCTCACTCAAACGTCAAGAACGTTCTCGCGCGTGTCGCCGGTATGGGCGATGTTGACGTATGGGGCGGACGTTACAGCGTACGCGTATGGCTTGACCCTGAACGCATGACCTCGCTCGGCATAACGGTCGCGCAGGTGGCGGCGGCAATTCAGGGACAGAACACGCAGGCTTCCCTCGGTTCGATAGGCGCCGCGCCTATGCTGTCAAGTCAGGTTCTTACCTACAACCTGCTTACTCAGGGACGTCTTACAAAAATTTCAGACTTTGAAAAAATCATAGTCGCGACAAACGCCGGTGGCGTTGTCAAACTCAAAGACATAGCGAAAATTGAGCTTGGCTCCGAATCCTACACGTTTGAAAACAAATACAACGGCGGAGACGCGGCGCTTATTGACATGACACAGGCGTCCGGTTCGAACGCCCTTACCGTTATGAGCGCCGCAAAGAAAGTTATAAAGACTCTGCAGAAAAATCTGCCGAACGGTATCAGCCTCGGTCTCGGCTACGACTCTACGGAGTACGTTATAGAAACGATAAAGGAAATACTTTCAACGCTTATTATTACCTTCCTTCTCGTTGTTTTTGTCTGCTGGATATTCCTGCAGAACTGGAGGGTAACGCTCGTACCTGTTATGGCTATCCCTGTTTCGCTGCTTGCCACCTTCATCGGTCTTGCGGCGCTCGGCTACTCCATAAACATTCTGACGCTGTTCGGGCTTGTCCTCGTTATCGGAACGGTCGTTGACGACGCAATAGTCGTTGTCGAGCGCGTTACCTACGTTATGGAACGCGACAAATGCACGCCTGCGGAAGCCACGGCTCAGGCTATGAAAGACATAACGGGACCTATGATAGCAACGACCTTGGTTTTTCTTGCGATATTCGTCCCCGTCGCTTTCATGCAGGGCATAACGGGGCAGATTTACCGCCAGTTTGCGGTCACCATATCCTTCTCGGTCATGTTCTCGCTCGTATTCGCTCTTACGGCGAGTCCCGCGATGTGCGCCCATCTGCTTACCGAAATCAAGCCGGCAGAAAAAGGGCCTCTTGCGTGGTTCAACTCGGCGCTTAAGAAATCTACAGCATGGTACGTTGAAAAATCTACGTGGATCGCAAAAAGAAGCCTGCTTGTCGTTCTTGCGGTCGCGCTTGTAATCGGCAGCTTTGCCCTTGTCTATAAAACCTCGCCGAAAGCTTTCCTTCCGGATGAAGACCAGGGTGTTCTTTTTGCTGCTCTCCAGCTGCCTGAAGGTACGGCGAAGGGTCATACCACAGCGCTGGTTAACGCGCTTGCAGACGAAATCAGAAATATCCCGGGCGTTGAAACAACCATGGCTATTACGGGTATGTCCATGATAGGCGGACGCGGCGAAAACCTTGCGTCTGTAATCGTGCCGCTTAAGCCGTGGGGCAAGCGTTCCGCAAAAGACCAGAGCCTGGACGCCATAGTCGGCAAGATACGCGGCATAACGGCGCGTATTCCTAACGCAAAAATAAACGTATTCACTCCGCCGGCAATTTCAGGACTCGGCGACATAGGCGGTATAGACGTAAGACTTGAAGCAATGCTGAAAGCCGACCCTGCAGAACTTGAGACGGTTCTCGGCGAACTGATTGTGAAGCTCAACCGGCAGCCGGAAGTCGCGGCGGCATTCAGTACCTACAATGCCGGAACGCCGCACCTTTACGTTGACATAGACCGCGAAAAAGCAGAAGTAATGAACGTTCCCGTCAGCAACATATTCGCCGCAATGCAGATGTATTTCGGCTCGGCTTACATCAACGACATCAACCTCGGTTCCCAGGTCAACCGCGTTATGGTGCAGGCTGACGCGCAGTTCCGCTCAAAAATCGACGACATAGGCAGAGTCTACGTTTCAAGCGCAACGGGACAGCAGATACCGCTTGAAACTCTGATACACGTCAGAAAAGTGCTGGCGCCGAGTACCTACAAACGCTACAACATGTACCCGTCGGCAAACATCAACGTCATAATGAAACAGGGCTTCTCAACCGGCCAGGGTATGGCGATAATAGAAAAACTGGCACAGGAACTTCCTTCGGGCTACGGCATAGACTATTCCGGAATGTCCTATCAGGAGCGCACGGCAGGCAACCAGATAGCGCTCATACTTTCAATTTCACTGCTGTTTGCCCTGCTCTTCCTCGTAGCACAGTATGAAAGCTGGACGGTTCCTGTCCCTGTCATACTCTCACTGCCGGTCGCAATGCTCGGCGCAATACTCGGAATCCGCGCCATGGGACTTCCTGTCTCCATATACGCGCAGCTCGGCATACTGCTCCTTATCGGACTTGCGGCAAAGAACGCAATACTTATTATCGAATTTGCAAAAGAGCAGCGTGAAGAGAACGGACTTTCAATCATAGAGGCGGCAGCGACCGCCGCCGGTGAACGTTTCCGCTCGGTTCTTATGACGGCGTTCACCTGCGTTCTCGGAGTTCTTCCGATGCTCTTTGCATCCGGCGCAGGCTCCGGCTCGCGTAAAGCCGTCGGCTCCACGATGTTCTTCGGAATGAACGCGGCAACAATAATCGGTATCTTCCTGATACCGGGACTGTACGTGCTTTTCCAGACCATGCGCGAGAAAGTCTACGGAAAGCGCCGCGTATTCGGCGCGAAAAAAGCGGATAGCGCAGAGGAGGGAAAATAA